The proteins below come from a single Caenibius sp. WL genomic window:
- a CDS encoding cell wall hydrolase, with the protein MNTATALHLPATRSPSRRAWRRTALHVGYALSLACALALVGSTRLTQGEARAAVGMQPQQVRMLVAMTTGDQGRVVSKGETARESNALIPLSQLPVEKPGSLSGIRPGIEGYGTALRCLSQAIYYEAANEPLAGKRAVAQVVLNRLRHPAYPNSVCGVVYEGSNRAVCQFSFTCDGSLLRAPVGPRWQESQAVAEAALAGQTEPRVGTATHYHADYVLPRWAFTLAKIDKIGAHIFYRFPGKWGRADAFRDRWSGYEYIPQLDYARLRSALDHRTGDETADLANGLSVVPHMSDRHTATDIGGRIDVTKQWRMTIPDPSQVSQGYHAAVTAQDVSPNATLTNEQVQP; encoded by the coding sequence ATGAATACCGCGACCGCCCTTCATCTGCCTGCGACGCGTTCGCCGTCGCGCAGGGCGTGGCGTCGCACGGCTTTGCATGTGGGTTATGCACTGTCCTTAGCCTGTGCGCTGGCGCTGGTTGGATCGACCCGGCTGACGCAGGGCGAAGCGAGAGCCGCCGTCGGCATGCAGCCGCAGCAGGTTCGGATGCTGGTGGCGATGACCACCGGCGATCAGGGACGTGTGGTCAGCAAGGGGGAAACGGCCCGCGAAAGCAATGCGCTGATCCCGCTCTCACAATTGCCGGTGGAGAAGCCGGGCAGCCTTTCGGGCATCCGTCCGGGGATCGAAGGCTATGGCACGGCGCTTCGTTGCCTGTCGCAGGCGATCTATTACGAAGCCGCGAACGAACCGCTTGCGGGCAAGCGCGCCGTGGCCCAGGTCGTGCTCAACCGGCTCCGCCACCCGGCTTATCCTAATTCGGTGTGCGGCGTGGTGTACGAAGGCAGCAACCGGGCGGTCTGCCAGTTTAGCTTTACTTGTGACGGTTCGTTGCTACGCGCGCCGGTCGGGCCGCGTTGGCAGGAATCGCAGGCAGTAGCCGAAGCGGCTTTGGCCGGGCAGACCGAACCGCGTGTGGGCACGGCAACGCATTATCACGCGGACTACGTCTTGCCGCGCTGGGCATTCACGCTGGCGAAGATCGACAAGATCGGCGCGCATATCTTTTACCGGTTCCCTGGAAAATGGGGCCGCGCTGATGCTTTCCGCGATCGGTGGTCCGGCTATGAATACATACCGCAGCTCGATTATGCGCGGCTGCGTTCCGCCCTCGATCACCGTACTGGGGATGAAACCGCGGATCTCGCCAATGGCCTGAGTGTCGTGCCGCATATGTCCGATCGCCATACGGCCACCGATATCGGCGGGCGGATCGATGTGACCAAGCAATGGCGGATGACCATTCCCGATCCCTCGCAGGTCAGCCAAGGGTATCATGCGGCGGTGACGGCGCAGGATGTCTCACCTAACGCCACCCTGACGAACGAACAGGTGCAGCCGTGA
- a CDS encoding HlyD family type I secretion periplasmic adaptor subunit produces the protein MTEQAIEQSWDERLRGLRDRYASYDANHRLIMACAVGLALFIVWASLASVDEVTRGTGKVIPSSKAQLVQPAEAAVVKDILVRSGQSVVKGQLLVRLDDAQASSELGQLQTENDRLTVRAERLKQEAAGGELGCGEGGTVCADEQHLQDVRMATARSKQMGLAAAVEQRRRDLREAEATANALSNSVRLAAEQVRMLEPLAAKGIVPQTELLSAQRELVDTQGRLAAARQAVARGQAAVREASAELSSSRLDFQQQALAERSEIQTKIAVNQQTIRGAAARKERNELRAPANGIVNDVQIATIGGFVGAGQKLMQVIPVGDKLLVEARVSPRDIAFIKVGDRANVKVTAYDFSIYGGLSGKVQQVSADSIYDEVERQTYYTVVVETERSFIVKDGQKLPIVPGMICDVEVITGRKSILSYLFKPVTKGLSEAMTER, from the coding sequence GTGACGGAACAGGCTATCGAACAATCGTGGGACGAGCGTCTGCGCGGCTTGCGGGATCGCTATGCATCCTACGATGCGAACCATCGCCTGATCATGGCGTGTGCCGTCGGTTTGGCACTGTTCATTGTCTGGGCCAGCCTAGCGAGCGTGGATGAAGTGACGCGCGGCACCGGGAAAGTCATCCCGTCGAGCAAGGCCCAACTGGTCCAGCCAGCGGAGGCGGCCGTGGTGAAGGACATCCTTGTGCGCAGCGGCCAGTCGGTGGTGAAGGGGCAGTTGCTCGTCCGCCTGGACGATGCGCAGGCCTCCTCCGAACTGGGGCAATTGCAGACGGAAAACGACCGGCTGACGGTAAGGGCCGAACGGCTCAAGCAGGAAGCGGCGGGCGGGGAGCTCGGTTGCGGCGAAGGCGGCACCGTGTGCGCTGACGAGCAGCATTTGCAGGATGTCCGCATGGCTACCGCGCGGAGCAAGCAGATGGGTCTGGCTGCTGCTGTGGAGCAGCGGCGGCGCGATTTGCGCGAAGCCGAAGCCACTGCCAATGCCCTGAGCAACAGCGTCCGTCTTGCCGCTGAACAGGTGCGTATGCTCGAACCGCTCGCGGCCAAGGGGATCGTTCCACAAACCGAACTGCTTTCGGCGCAGCGTGAACTGGTCGATACGCAGGGGCGCCTGGCTGCAGCCCGGCAGGCGGTTGCTCGCGGCCAAGCGGCCGTGCGCGAGGCTTCCGCGGAGCTCAGCTCCTCACGCCTCGACTTTCAGCAGCAAGCGCTGGCGGAACGAAGCGAAATCCAGACCAAGATTGCCGTCAACCAGCAGACGATCCGTGGCGCTGCCGCCCGGAAGGAACGCAACGAGTTGCGCGCGCCGGCGAATGGCATTGTAAACGATGTGCAGATCGCGACAATCGGTGGTTTCGTCGGAGCTGGGCAGAAGCTAATGCAGGTCATTCCGGTGGGTGACAAGCTGCTGGTCGAAGCGCGCGTCAGCCCCCGGGACATCGCCTTTATCAAAGTTGGGGACCGCGCGAACGTGAAAGTCACCGCCTATGATTTCTCGATCTATGGTGGGCTGAGCGGCAAGGTGCAGCAGGTTTCGGCAGACAGCATCTATGATGAAGTCGAACGGCAGACCTACTACACCGTCGTGGTGGAGACGGAGCGTTCGTTCATCGTCAAGGACGGCCAAAAATTGCCCATCGTGCCGGGGATGATTTGCGATGTCGAAGTAATCACCGGACGCAAAAGCATCCTGTCCTACCTCTTCAAGCCCGTGACCAAAGGGCTGAGCGAGGCGATGACCGAACGCTGA